The proteins below are encoded in one region of Syngnathus acus chromosome 2, fSynAcu1.2, whole genome shotgun sequence:
- the LOC119131848 gene encoding collagen alpha-2(V) chain-like isoform X1, with protein sequence MGPSVHMRITFLLAAISLTQVITVSCQETTKNDTCADNGQVYANKEMWSPEPCRICVCESGSVTCETVTCDDLGDCAQTVTPEGECCPVCVTPGAAAPSAAPVEKEGLSCVVDGETYAHNDIWKPALCAVCVCDNGVSVCSDVQCEMVPDCLKMVTPEGECCPVCENLASATRHIAIMGYRGQKGEPGDIPQLVGIPGPQGPSGPPGAQGRTGHRGFKGRRGFQGPPGFDGEPGIPGNPGVSGPPGFPSLPGGNFVSQMASGFNEKSAGLTGMVSGSRGEAGSRGPPGATGPAGPAGGQGLPGEAGDPGHLGEPGLRGPEGLPGKSGPDGETGPPGAPGEMGFPGSLGARGLPGSPGIPGQKGHKGETGIFGPRGDPGVVGIKGTSGTPGAMGATGPVGPPGLMGERGRAGPPGAVGKRGAAGHTGKPGPLGPIGIPGVPGFPGGPGQKGEIGPIGMRGSPGQQGPRGDAGHVGPPGPTGQQGSVGSDGAPGSRGATGLAGPMGASGIVGPVGPPGPQGTTGAQGPKGQDGDGGVAGIKGEAGLKGERGDHGSPGLIGPMGDEGKRGLRGDAGSVGDPGPHGETGIPGNRGFHGTDGFPGAKGALGERGLPGTPGTKGPPGDLGRPGEPGLTGARGLSGIMGAEGEEGKPGPQGSAGDDGKPGPPGSTGGRGLAGIMGSSGPKGLTGDPGKNGEAGSTGSPGQRGVNGKDGEEGPAGPTGPAGTAGKRGEQGSQGPNGFQGLPGVPGPPGESGKPGSEGLAGEEGSDGTSGLRGERGAPGARGETGPKGLQGPKGSPGSPGPDGFKGKAGVKGATGETGSPGLQGMPGERGIPGSSGPKGDVGSVGEMGLEGKAGADGIRGGSGPVGPPGAVGANGAKGEPGASGRNGRRGTAGVPGSGGEPGATGAAGFPGAAGAEGQPGVKGETGEPGLKGEAGPHGPPGMAGIPGVQGAVGLTGLKGGRGTQGSAGSAGFPGLPGGVGPPGSLGAVGADGPIGPTGKQGPSGIRGENGPSGLQGEIGAPGPAGTSGDKGDSGEDGSPGPLGPLGPPGAAGQRGVVGHPGARGEGAMPGLPGSAGLPGKPGAAGVPGGKGPPGGVGPRGATGPRGDPGPEGVTGEEGPPGSDGLLGARGDRGNAGPEGLAAGPGSPGNEGPVGATGSPGPRGENGGKGSPGPHGAPGVRGKAGPQGPQGEKGPDGEKGEKGQKGHIGFTGLQGLPGIAGATGDAGPRGIVGPAGPRGHPGVLGPPGKEGNIGQSGAMGAPGSRGNSGDIGVQGPIGEPGPPGPPGPPGPPTAAVDEYYAAPMDLDERGVPDAIEFFKDDVAADPPPLPEFNKDEALPDNSPIIAHGALKTLSRRLQDIRSPDGTKENPAKTCQDIKQCYPQKSSGEYWIDPNQGSTKDAIKVFCNMDNGETCINANPANISRKSWWRKSTPSANKPVWFGAEMYSGTPFRYGNDDEEPNTVAVQMKLLQRLSKESHQSFTYHCKNSLAYKDGKGTVKKALILKGANGQELRAQGTNRLRYTVIEDGCAKSNGDWAKTVLEYRTQTPIRLPIADVAPMDIGKANQEFGLDIGPVCFS encoded by the exons ATGGGCCCCTCCGTGCACATGAGGATTACCTTCCTCCTGGCCGCCATCTCCCTAACTCAGGTGATTACCGTCTCCTGCCAAGAAACAACCAAGAACG ACACGTGCGCTGACAATGGACAAGTGTACGCCAACAAAGAAATGTGGAGCCCTGAGCCTTGCCGGATCTGCGTGTGCGAGTCGGGCAGCGTCACGTGCGAGACCGTCACTTGCGACGACCTCGGCGACTGCGCCCAGACGGTGACCCCGGAGGGCGAGTGTTGCCCGGTGTGCGTCACCCCCGGCGCCGCCGCTCCTTCCGCAG CTCCCGTGGAGAAGGAGGGCTTGAGCTGCGTAGTGGATGGCGAGACCTATGCTCACAACGACATCTGGAAGCCGGCACTGTGcgccgtgtgcgtgtgcgacAACGGCGTGAGCGTCTGCAGCGACGTGCAGTGCGAGATGGTGCCCGACTGCCTTAAGATGGTGACCCCCGAGGGCGAGTGCTGCCCAGTGTGTGAAAACCTGGCCAGCGCCACCAGGCACATCG CAATCATGGGTTATAGG GGACAAAAGGGTGAACCAGGTGATATTCCACAA CTGGTAGGAATCCCTGGACCTCAAGGACCCTCC GGTCCTCCAGGTGCTCAGGGGAGAACTGGACATAGAGGATTTAAAGGCAGACGG GGATTCCAAGGGCCCCCAGGTTTTGATGGAGAACCTGGCATCCCAGGAAACCCAGGCGTGTCTGGTCCCCCTGGTTTTCCTTCCCTTCCTGGG GGAAACTTTGTGTCACAAATGGCTTCAGGATTTAACGAGAAATCAGCAGGCCTGACCGGAATGGTGTCGGGATCAAGG GGTGAAGCAGGATCACGAGGACCTCCCGGTGCGACTGGACCAGCA GGTCCAGCCGGTGGCCAGGGACTCCCAGGCGAGGCTGGAGACCCAGGACATCTG GGTGAACCGGGTCTTCGAGGGCCAGAAGGGTTGCCAGGAAAAAGTGGTCCTGAT GGGGAGACCGGACCCCCTGGTGCTCCTGGAGAGATGGGATTCCCAGGATCACTG GGTGCACGAGGGTTACCTGGTTCTCCAGGTATTCCAGGTCAAAAAGGTCACAAG GGTGAGACGGGCATTTTCGGGCCTAGAGGTGATCCCGGTGTTGTCGGTATCAAG GGCACTTCTGGTACTCCCGGTGCCATGGGTGCGACTGGTCCAGTG GGCCCACCAGGTTTGATgggagagagaggcagagCAGGCCCACCCGGTGCTGTG GGAAAACGCGGTGCCGCAGGACATACAGGCAAACCAGGTCCCCTG GGTCCGATTGGAATCCCCGGTGTGCCAGGATTCCCAGGTGGCCCAGGACAGAAG GGTGAAATAGGACCTATTGGCATGAGAGGAAGTCCAGGTCAGCAGGGACCCCGAGGAGATGCGGGTCACGTCGGACCACCAGGGCCCACCGGTCAACAG GGTTCCGTAGGGTCCGATGGAGCGCCAGGATCCAGAGGGGCAACA GGCCTAGCGGGTCCCATGGGTGCATCAGGGATCGTAGGCCCGGTCGGGCCCCCTGGACCTCAGGGAACCACAGGAGCTCAGGGACCAAAAGGCCAAGAT GGTGACGGCGGCGTGGCTGGAATTAAAGGAGAAGCTGGACTGAAAGGCGAAAGA GGTGACCATGGTTCTCCGGGTCTGATCGGCCCCATGGGAGATGAGGGAAAGCGCGGACTTCGAGGTGATGCGGGGTCTGTCGGTGACCCAGGACCTCATGGCGAGACT GGCATCCCTGGAAATCGTGGGTTCCATGGCACAGATGGTTTTCCGGGTGCAAAA GGAGCTCTGGGCGAAAGAGGGCTGCCTGGCACTCCAGGCACCAAAGGTCCACCCGGAGATCTGGGACGACCTGGAGAGCCCGGTTTAACTGGTGCTCGG GGCCTGTCTGGAATTATGGGCGCCGAAGGAGAAGAAGGCAAACCGGGCCCACAG GGCTCAGCTGGAGATGATGGCAAACCGGGCCCACCTGGTTCTACGGGAGGTCGAGGTTTAGCTGGAATTATGGGCTCGTCAGGACCAAAAGGCCTCACT GGCGACCCTGGGAAGAACGGCGAAGCGGGCAGTACCGGCTCACCTGGTCAAAGA GGAGTGAACGGAAAAGACGGAGAGGAGGGTCCTGCCGGTCCAACTGGCCCAGCG GGTACTGCGGGCAAGCGAGGCGAGCAGGGATCACAGGGACCTAATGGCTTTCAG GGTTTGCCCGGAGTGCCAGGCCCACCCGGTGAATCTGGTAAACCAGGATCTGAG GGACTTGCCGGAGAGGAAGGTTCTGATGGAACTTCAGGGTTGAGG GGAGAACGAGGCGCTCCTGGTGCTAGAGGTGAAACCGGACCTAAAGGACTACAGGGACCTAAGGGTAGTCCAGGTAGTCCAGGCCCAGATGGATTCAAG GGAAAAGCCGGCGTAAAGGGAGCTACCGGTGAAACGGGAAGTCCAGGACTTCAGGGGATGCCAGGGGAAAGAGGCATCCCAGGATCCTCCGGCCCAAAGGGGGATGTG GGCTCCGTGGGTGAGATGGGACTCGAAGGCAAAGCCGGAGCTGATGGAATTCGA GGTGGATCAGGTCCAGTTGGACCTCCAGGTGCAGTCGGAGCCAACGGTGCCAAG GGAGAACCAGGCGCCTCAGGACGCAACGGACGGCGAGGGACAGCAGGAGTGCCA GGTTCTGGTGGTGAGCCCGGTGCAACTGGTGCTGCAGGTTTCCCCGGAGCAGCT ggCGCTGAAGGTCAGCCTGGAGTGAAAGGTGAGACCGGAGAACCGGGCCTTAAGGGAGAGGCAGGACCACATGGACCACCAGGAATGGCTGGCATACCGGGAGTACAG GGCGCGGTCGGTCTGACCGGACTCAAAGGTGGCAGAGGAACGCAGGGCTCAGCG GGTTCAGCTGGTTTCCCTGGCTTACCCGGAGGTGTTGGTCCACCTGGTTCTCTT GGTGCTGTTGGAGCAGATGGACCCATTGGTCCAACTGGAAAGCAAGGCCCCTCTGGTATTCGTGGTGAAAATGGGCCCTCTGGACTTCAAGGCGAGATTGGCGCTCCGGGCCCGGCAGGCACATCTGGAGACAAGGGTGATTCTGGAGAGGATGGTTCTCCG GGTCCTCTTGGACCTCTAGGACCTCCCGGTGCTGCAGGACAGCGAGGCGTAGTTGGTCATCCTGGAGCGAGAGGAGAGGGAGCTATGCCAGGCCTGCCCGGTTCTGCG GGTCTGCCTGGGAAACCAGGAGCTGCTGGAGTACCAGGTGGAAAAGGTCCTCCTGGTGGAGTTGGGCCAAGGGGAGCCACCGGGCCGAGAGGAGATCCGGGCCCTGAG GGCGTGACTGGTGAAGAGGGACCACCCGGGAGCGACGGACTCTTAGGGGCAAGG GGCGATCGAGGTAATGCTGGTCCCGAGGGTTTGGCTGCAGGCCCAGGTTCTCCAGGAAATGAGGGTCCCGTGGGAGCTACGGGTAGTCCTGGACCCAGAGGTGAAAAT GGTGGCAAAGGTTCTCCTGGACCCCATGGAGCACCTGGAGTACGAGGCAAAGCG GGCCCCCAAGGACCACAGGGAGAGAAAGGACCAGATggtgaaaaaggagaaaagggtCAGAAAGGTCACATAGGTTTTACTGGTCTCCAGGGTTTGCCAGGAATTGCT GGTGCTACAGGCGACGCCGGTCCTCGAGGTATTGTTGGACCAGCTGGACCAAGG GGTCATCCTGGCGTCTTGGGTCCACCTGGGAAGGAAGGGAACATCGGCCAGTCAGGAGCAATGGGTGCTCCTGGAAGCAGAGGAAACAGCGGTGACATCGGAGTTCAG GGCCCTATCGGAGAACCGGGACCACCTGGACCTCCAGGCCCTCCTGGTCCTCCAACAGCAGCTGTGGATGAGTACTATGCAGCTCCCATGGATTTGGATGAGCGTGGCGTGCCCGACGCCATAGAGTTCTTCAAGGATGACGTGGCGGCTGACCCTCCTCCACTTCCCGAATTTAATAAAGATGAGGCTCTTCCTGATAACAGTCCCATCATCGCTCATGGCGCTCTGAAGACCCTCAGCAGGCGTTTGCAAGACATTCGCAGTCCAGATGGAACAAAAGAGAACCCCGCAAAGACATGTCAGGACATCAAGCAATGCTACCCACAGAAATCAAGCG GAGAGTACTGGATTGACCCCAACCAAGGAAGCACAAAAGATGCCATCAAGGTCTTCTGCAACATGGACAACGGTGAAACCTGCATCAATGCCAACCCAGCCAATATTTCCCGCAAATCCTGGTGGAGAAAATCCACTCCCAGCGCCAACAAACCCGTTTGGTTCGGAGCCGAGATGTACAGCGGAACCCCA TTCCGCTACGGCAACGACGACGAGGAGCCAAACACGGTGGCCGTTCAAATGAAGCTCCTGCAGCGTCTCTCCAAAGAATCCCACCAGAGCTTCACCTACCACTGCAAGAACAGCTTGGCTTACAAAGACGGCAAAGGGACCGTGAAGAAAGCCCTGATCCTTAAAGGGGCCAACGGTCAGGAGTTGAGGGCGCAGGGCACCAACCGCCTGCGATACACCGTCATCGAAGACGGCTGCGCG AAGTCCAACGGCGACTGGGCTAAGACAGTGTTGGAATACAGGACTCAAACCCCAATCAGGCTGCCCATTGCCGACGTAGCGCCCATGGACATCGGAAAGGCCAATCAAGAGTTCGGCCTCGACATTGGACCTGTGTGCTTCTCATAG
- the LOC119131848 gene encoding collagen alpha-1(II) chain-like isoform X2 produces MGPSVHMRITFLLAAISLTQVITVSCQETTKNDTCADNGQVYANKEMWSPEPCRICVCESGSVTCETVTCDDLGDCAQTVTPEGECCPVCVTPGAAAPSAAPVEKEGLSCVVDGETYAHNDIWKPALCAVCVCDNGVSVCSDVQCEMVPDCLKMVTPEGECCPVCENLASATRHIAIMGYRGQKGEPGDIPQLVGIPGPQGPSGPPGAQGRTGHRGFKGRRGFQGPPGFDGEPGIPGNPGVSGPPGFPSLPGGNFVSQMASGFNEKSAGLTGMVSGSRGEAGSRGPPGATGPAGPAGGQGLPGEAGDPGHLGEPGLRGPEGLPGKSGPDGETGPPGAPGEMGFPGSLGARGLPGSPGIPGQKGHKGETGIFGPRGDPGVVGIKGTSGTPGAMGATGPVGPPGLMGERGRAGPPGAVGKRGAAGHTGKPGPLGPIGIPGVPGFPGGPGQKGEIGPIGMRGSPGQQGPRGDAGHVGPPGPTGQQGSVGSDGAPGSRGATGLAGPMGASGIVGPVGPPGPQGTTGAQGPKGQDGDGGVAGIKGEAGLKGERGDHGSPGLIGPMGDEGKRGLRGDAGSVGDPGPHGETGIPGNRGFHGTDGFPGAKGALGERGLPGTPGTKGPPGDLGRPGEPGLTGARGLSGIMGAEGEEGKPGPQGSAGDDGKPGPPGSTGGRGLAGIMGSSGPKGLTGDPGKNGEAGSTGSPGQRGVNGKDGEEGPAGPTGPAGTAGKRGEQGSQGPNGFQGLPGVPGPPGESGKPGSEGLAGEEGSDGTSGLRGERGAPGARGETGPKGLQGPKGSPGSPGPDGFKGKAGVKGATGETGSPGLQGMPGERGIPGSSGPKGDVGSVGEMGLEGKAGADGIRGGSGPVGPPGAVGANGAKGEPGASGRNGRRGTAGVPGSGGEPGATGAAGFPGAAGAEGQPGVKGETGEPGLKGEAGPHGPPGMAGIPGVQGAVGLTGLKGGRGTQGSAGSAGFPGLPGGVGPPGSLGATGDAGPRGIVGPAGPRGHPGVLGPPGKEGNIGQSGAMGAPGSRGNSGDIGVQGPIGEPGPPGPPGPPGPPTAAVDEYYAAPMDLDERGVPDAIEFFKDDVAADPPPLPEFNKDEALPDNSPIIAHGALKTLSRRLQDIRSPDGTKENPAKTCQDIKQCYPQKSSGEYWIDPNQGSTKDAIKVFCNMDNGETCINANPANISRKSWWRKSTPSANKPVWFGAEMYSGTPFRYGNDDEEPNTVAVQMKLLQRLSKESHQSFTYHCKNSLAYKDGKGTVKKALILKGANGQELRAQGTNRLRYTVIEDGCAKSNGDWAKTVLEYRTQTPIRLPIADVAPMDIGKANQEFGLDIGPVCFS; encoded by the exons ATGGGCCCCTCCGTGCACATGAGGATTACCTTCCTCCTGGCCGCCATCTCCCTAACTCAGGTGATTACCGTCTCCTGCCAAGAAACAACCAAGAACG ACACGTGCGCTGACAATGGACAAGTGTACGCCAACAAAGAAATGTGGAGCCCTGAGCCTTGCCGGATCTGCGTGTGCGAGTCGGGCAGCGTCACGTGCGAGACCGTCACTTGCGACGACCTCGGCGACTGCGCCCAGACGGTGACCCCGGAGGGCGAGTGTTGCCCGGTGTGCGTCACCCCCGGCGCCGCCGCTCCTTCCGCAG CTCCCGTGGAGAAGGAGGGCTTGAGCTGCGTAGTGGATGGCGAGACCTATGCTCACAACGACATCTGGAAGCCGGCACTGTGcgccgtgtgcgtgtgcgacAACGGCGTGAGCGTCTGCAGCGACGTGCAGTGCGAGATGGTGCCCGACTGCCTTAAGATGGTGACCCCCGAGGGCGAGTGCTGCCCAGTGTGTGAAAACCTGGCCAGCGCCACCAGGCACATCG CAATCATGGGTTATAGG GGACAAAAGGGTGAACCAGGTGATATTCCACAA CTGGTAGGAATCCCTGGACCTCAAGGACCCTCC GGTCCTCCAGGTGCTCAGGGGAGAACTGGACATAGAGGATTTAAAGGCAGACGG GGATTCCAAGGGCCCCCAGGTTTTGATGGAGAACCTGGCATCCCAGGAAACCCAGGCGTGTCTGGTCCCCCTGGTTTTCCTTCCCTTCCTGGG GGAAACTTTGTGTCACAAATGGCTTCAGGATTTAACGAGAAATCAGCAGGCCTGACCGGAATGGTGTCGGGATCAAGG GGTGAAGCAGGATCACGAGGACCTCCCGGTGCGACTGGACCAGCA GGTCCAGCCGGTGGCCAGGGACTCCCAGGCGAGGCTGGAGACCCAGGACATCTG GGTGAACCGGGTCTTCGAGGGCCAGAAGGGTTGCCAGGAAAAAGTGGTCCTGAT GGGGAGACCGGACCCCCTGGTGCTCCTGGAGAGATGGGATTCCCAGGATCACTG GGTGCACGAGGGTTACCTGGTTCTCCAGGTATTCCAGGTCAAAAAGGTCACAAG GGTGAGACGGGCATTTTCGGGCCTAGAGGTGATCCCGGTGTTGTCGGTATCAAG GGCACTTCTGGTACTCCCGGTGCCATGGGTGCGACTGGTCCAGTG GGCCCACCAGGTTTGATgggagagagaggcagagCAGGCCCACCCGGTGCTGTG GGAAAACGCGGTGCCGCAGGACATACAGGCAAACCAGGTCCCCTG GGTCCGATTGGAATCCCCGGTGTGCCAGGATTCCCAGGTGGCCCAGGACAGAAG GGTGAAATAGGACCTATTGGCATGAGAGGAAGTCCAGGTCAGCAGGGACCCCGAGGAGATGCGGGTCACGTCGGACCACCAGGGCCCACCGGTCAACAG GGTTCCGTAGGGTCCGATGGAGCGCCAGGATCCAGAGGGGCAACA GGCCTAGCGGGTCCCATGGGTGCATCAGGGATCGTAGGCCCGGTCGGGCCCCCTGGACCTCAGGGAACCACAGGAGCTCAGGGACCAAAAGGCCAAGAT GGTGACGGCGGCGTGGCTGGAATTAAAGGAGAAGCTGGACTGAAAGGCGAAAGA GGTGACCATGGTTCTCCGGGTCTGATCGGCCCCATGGGAGATGAGGGAAAGCGCGGACTTCGAGGTGATGCGGGGTCTGTCGGTGACCCAGGACCTCATGGCGAGACT GGCATCCCTGGAAATCGTGGGTTCCATGGCACAGATGGTTTTCCGGGTGCAAAA GGAGCTCTGGGCGAAAGAGGGCTGCCTGGCACTCCAGGCACCAAAGGTCCACCCGGAGATCTGGGACGACCTGGAGAGCCCGGTTTAACTGGTGCTCGG GGCCTGTCTGGAATTATGGGCGCCGAAGGAGAAGAAGGCAAACCGGGCCCACAG GGCTCAGCTGGAGATGATGGCAAACCGGGCCCACCTGGTTCTACGGGAGGTCGAGGTTTAGCTGGAATTATGGGCTCGTCAGGACCAAAAGGCCTCACT GGCGACCCTGGGAAGAACGGCGAAGCGGGCAGTACCGGCTCACCTGGTCAAAGA GGAGTGAACGGAAAAGACGGAGAGGAGGGTCCTGCCGGTCCAACTGGCCCAGCG GGTACTGCGGGCAAGCGAGGCGAGCAGGGATCACAGGGACCTAATGGCTTTCAG GGTTTGCCCGGAGTGCCAGGCCCACCCGGTGAATCTGGTAAACCAGGATCTGAG GGACTTGCCGGAGAGGAAGGTTCTGATGGAACTTCAGGGTTGAGG GGAGAACGAGGCGCTCCTGGTGCTAGAGGTGAAACCGGACCTAAAGGACTACAGGGACCTAAGGGTAGTCCAGGTAGTCCAGGCCCAGATGGATTCAAG GGAAAAGCCGGCGTAAAGGGAGCTACCGGTGAAACGGGAAGTCCAGGACTTCAGGGGATGCCAGGGGAAAGAGGCATCCCAGGATCCTCCGGCCCAAAGGGGGATGTG GGCTCCGTGGGTGAGATGGGACTCGAAGGCAAAGCCGGAGCTGATGGAATTCGA GGTGGATCAGGTCCAGTTGGACCTCCAGGTGCAGTCGGAGCCAACGGTGCCAAG GGAGAACCAGGCGCCTCAGGACGCAACGGACGGCGAGGGACAGCAGGAGTGCCA GGTTCTGGTGGTGAGCCCGGTGCAACTGGTGCTGCAGGTTTCCCCGGAGCAGCT ggCGCTGAAGGTCAGCCTGGAGTGAAAGGTGAGACCGGAGAACCGGGCCTTAAGGGAGAGGCAGGACCACATGGACCACCAGGAATGGCTGGCATACCGGGAGTACAG GGCGCGGTCGGTCTGACCGGACTCAAAGGTGGCAGAGGAACGCAGGGCTCAGCG GGTTCAGCTGGTTTCCCTGGCTTACCCGGAGGTGTTGGTCCACCTGGTTCTCTT GGTGCTACAGGCGACGCCGGTCCTCGAGGTATTGTTGGACCAGCTGGACCAAGG GGTCATCCTGGCGTCTTGGGTCCACCTGGGAAGGAAGGGAACATCGGCCAGTCAGGAGCAATGGGTGCTCCTGGAAGCAGAGGAAACAGCGGTGACATCGGAGTTCAG GGCCCTATCGGAGAACCGGGACCACCTGGACCTCCAGGCCCTCCTGGTCCTCCAACAGCAGCTGTGGATGAGTACTATGCAGCTCCCATGGATTTGGATGAGCGTGGCGTGCCCGACGCCATAGAGTTCTTCAAGGATGACGTGGCGGCTGACCCTCCTCCACTTCCCGAATTTAATAAAGATGAGGCTCTTCCTGATAACAGTCCCATCATCGCTCATGGCGCTCTGAAGACCCTCAGCAGGCGTTTGCAAGACATTCGCAGTCCAGATGGAACAAAAGAGAACCCCGCAAAGACATGTCAGGACATCAAGCAATGCTACCCACAGAAATCAAGCG GAGAGTACTGGATTGACCCCAACCAAGGAAGCACAAAAGATGCCATCAAGGTCTTCTGCAACATGGACAACGGTGAAACCTGCATCAATGCCAACCCAGCCAATATTTCCCGCAAATCCTGGTGGAGAAAATCCACTCCCAGCGCCAACAAACCCGTTTGGTTCGGAGCCGAGATGTACAGCGGAACCCCA TTCCGCTACGGCAACGACGACGAGGAGCCAAACACGGTGGCCGTTCAAATGAAGCTCCTGCAGCGTCTCTCCAAAGAATCCCACCAGAGCTTCACCTACCACTGCAAGAACAGCTTGGCTTACAAAGACGGCAAAGGGACCGTGAAGAAAGCCCTGATCCTTAAAGGGGCCAACGGTCAGGAGTTGAGGGCGCAGGGCACCAACCGCCTGCGATACACCGTCATCGAAGACGGCTGCGCG AAGTCCAACGGCGACTGGGCTAAGACAGTGTTGGAATACAGGACTCAAACCCCAATCAGGCTGCCCATTGCCGACGTAGCGCCCATGGACATCGGAAAGGCCAATCAAGAGTTCGGCCTCGACATTGGACCTGTGTGCTTCTCATAG
- the calcrlb gene encoding calcitonin gene-related peptide type 1 receptor: protein MASAKKMHPAIRLMFLLVMCSLAKLLVAEENPEDAHQEHSNHHGEHPATIAMAQYKCFQRMMKGDHHRRTQSAGLVCNMTWDGWLCWDETEAGLVTEQGCPDYFKDFDPHALAYKVCTETGDWWRHPESNRTWTDFTNCQANTTHHGTVAMTHFYLVMIGHGLSLVSLIISLGIFFHFKSLSCQRITLHKNLFVSFVLNSVITVVWLTKVAKKQGQTFNDSASCKLLMFIHLYLLSCNYFWMLCEGIYLHTLIVVAVFAEKQHLLWYYLLGWGFPLVPAVLHSVARQCYYNDKCWVSSDTSLLYIIHGPICAALVVNLFFLLNIVRVLITKLRVTHQAESSLYMRAVRATLILIPLLGIQFVLLPYKPQEHWVSEIYLYIMEILMHYQGLLVSTIFCFFNGEVQSVLRRHWNQQRMQFAGTFANADLFRSASYVASSLTEVHRCYSIESHTEHTNGKSYSDIFRSDSPFV, encoded by the exons AAAATGCATCCAGCAATTCGCTTGATGTTTCTCCTGGTCATGTGCTCCCTCGCCAAG CTGCTTGTGGCTGAAGAAAATCCAGAGGACGCCCATCAGGAACATTCCAACCACCACGGGGAGCATCCGGCAACTATCGCCATGGCCCAGTACAAGTGCTTCCAGCGGATGATGAAAGGAGACCATCACCGGAGAACGCAATCGGCGG GTCTCGTGTGCAACATGACCTGGGACGGTTGGCTGTGCTGGGACGAGACGGAAGCAGGGCTCGTAACGGAGCAGGGCTGTCCGGATTATTTCAAAGACTTTGACCCTCATG CGCTAGCCTACAAAGTTTGTACGGAAACAGGCGATTGGTGGCGTCATCCAGAGAGCAACCGGACATGGACGGACTTTACCAACTGCCAAGCCAACACGACACATCACGGCACG GTGGCCATGACGCACTTCTACCTGGTCATGATAGGTCACGGGTTGTCACTAGTCTCACTGATCATATCGCTGGGAATATTCTTCCATTTTAA GAGTCTGAGCTGTCAGAGGATCACACTGCACAAGAACCTCTTCGTCTCATTTGTTCTGAACTCGGTCATCACGGTGGTGTGGCTGACCAAGGTGGCCAAGAAACAAGGACAGACGTTCAACGACTCG GCGAGCTGCAAGCTACTGATGTTCATCCACCTCTACCTGCTGAGCTGCAACTACTTCTGGATGTTGTGCGAGGGCATCTACCTGCACACTCTGATCGTGGTGGCCGTGTTTGCCGAGAAGCAGCATCTCTTGTGGTATTATCTGCTCGGCTGGG GTTTCCCGCTGGTGCCGGCAGTGCTGCACTCCGTAGCGCGCCAATGCTACTATAATGACAA atGCTGGGTCAGCTCCGATACATCCTTGCTCTACATCATCCATGGGCCCATCTGTGCCGCGTTGGTG GTGAACCTGTTCTTCCTCCTGAACATCGTACGGGTTCTCATCACCAAGCTACGAGTAACCCACCAGGCCGAGTCCAGCCTGTACATGCGGGCGGTGAGGGCCACACTCATCCTCATCCCGCTTCTCGGCATTCAGTTCGTGCTGCTTCCCTACAAGCCTCAGGAACACTGGGTTTCTGAGATCTATCTCTACATTATGGAGATCCTCATGCACTACCAG GGTCTCCTCGTGTCCACCATATTCTGCTTCTTTAACGGAGAG GTTCAGAGTGTTTTGCGGCGACATTGGAATCAGCAGAGGATGCAATTTGCCGGGACGTTTGCCAACGCCGACTTGTTCCGTTCGGCTTCCTACGTGGCGTCGTCGCTCACCGAAGTTCACCGCTGCTACAGCATCGAGAGTCACACCGAGCACACCAACGGCAAAAGCTACTCTGACATTTTCCGATCTGATAGCCCGTTTGTGTGA